A DNA window from Solanum lycopersicum chromosome 3, SLM_r2.1 contains the following coding sequences:
- the LOC101259322 gene encoding phospholipid:diacylglycerol acyltransferase 1 codes for MSLLRRRKAPENEIQPDVEPKLDAEEDDKKSRKKNVKSGKKKKWSCIDNCCWFVGCICCVWWILLFLYNAMPASFPQYVTEAITGPLPDPPGIKLQKEGLKAKHPVVFIPGIVTCGLELWEGHQCAEGLFRKRLWGGTFGEVYKRPLCWVNHMTLDNETGMDPPGIRVRPVSGLVAADYFAPGYFVWAVLIANLARIGYEEKTMYMAAYDWRLAFQNTEVRDQTLSRIKSNIELMVATSGKKAVIVPHSMGVVYFLHFMKWVEAPAPVGGGGGPDWCAKHIKAVMNIGGPLLGVPKSIAGLFSAEARDIAVARALAPGVLDTDMFHLQTLEHIMKMSRTWDATMSMIPRGGDTIWGGLEWSPEEGYSPCRSKSRDDAAQNSGHHENQTTDSKAKYYSYGRMMSFGKDAAEAHPSDLKRIDFRDAVKGSNVANNTCDVWNEYQDMGVSGTKAVEEYKVYTAGEIVDLLNFVAPKMMARGNAHFSYGIADDLDDPKYSHYKYWSNPLETKLPNAPDMEIYSLYGVGIETERAYVYKRIPTAGCNIPFQIDTSADDNDEGSCLKSGVYTVDGDETVPALSAGFMCAKGWRGKTRFNPSGIKTYIREYFHAPPANLLEGRGTQSGAHVDIMGNFALIEDVMRVAAGGTSKNLGGDQVYSDIFKWSEKINLRL; via the exons ATGTCGTTATTACGAAGAAGAAAAGCACCTGAAAATGAAATTCAACCGGATGTGGAGCCAAAGCTTGATGCGGAAGAAGACGATAAGAAGAGTAGGAAGAAGAATGTGAAGTctggaaagaagaagaaatggtCGTGTATCGATAATTGCTGTTGGTTCGTAGGATGCATATGTTGTGTGTGGtggattttgttgtttttatacaATGCTATGCCGGCGTCGTTCCCGCAGTATGTTACGGAGGCGATTACAGGCCCGTTACCTGATCCACCGGGCATCAAGTTGCAGAAGGAAGGGTTGAAGGCTAAGCATCCGGTGGTATTTATTCCTGGAATTGTCACGTGTGGACTTGAACTGTGGGAAGGACATCAGTGTGCTGAAGGATTGTTTCGGAAGCGGCTTTGGGGCGGGACTTTTGGAGAAGTGTACAAAAG ACCACTATGCTGGGTGAACCACATGACATTAGATAATGAAACTGGGATGGATCCTCCTGGTATTAGAGTTAGGCCAGTTAGTGGACTTGTTGCTGCAGATTACTTTGCTCCAGGATACTTTGTCTGGGCAGTTTTGATTGCTAACTTGGCTCGAATTGGATACGAGGAGAAAACCATGTATATGGCTGCATATGATTGGAGGCTTGCCTTTCAGAACACCGAG GTGCGAGACCAGACCCTAAGTCGGATAAAAAGCAATATAGAACTGATGGTTGCAACCAGTGGCAAGAAGGCAGTAATTGTTCCACATTCCATGGGGGTTGTATACTTTTTGCATTTTATGAAGTGGGTGGAGGCACCAGCTCCTGTGGGTGGTGGTGGTGGACCCGATTGGTGCGCCAAGCACATTAAAGCTGTGATGAATATTGGTGGGCCATTGCTAGGTGTTCCAAAATCTATAGCTGGCCTTTTCTCAGCTGAAGCACGGGATATTGCTGTTGCCAG GGCTCTGGCTCCAGGTGTTCTGGACACGGATATGTTCCATCTTCAAACATTAGAGCACATAATGAAGATGTCACGAACCTGGGATGCAACCATGTCAATGATACCAAGAGGAGGGGACACGATCTGGGGCGGTCTTGAATGGTCACCCGAGGAAGGCTATTCTCCTTGCAGAAGTAAGTCCAGAGACGATGCTGCTCAGAATTCAGGACATCACGAGAATCAAACTACAGATTCTAAAGCAAAATATTACAGTTATGGAAGGATGATGTCCTTTGGAAAGGATGCAGCAGAAGCTCATCCATCAGATCTTAAGAGGATTGACTTCAGG GATGCTGTTAAGGGCAGTAATGTTGCAAATAACACCTGTGATGTGTGGAACGAGTACCAAGACATGGGTGTTAGTGGCACTAAAGCAGTGGAAGAGTACAAGGTTTATACAGCTGGAGAGATTGTGGATTTGCTCAACTTTGTTGCCCCGAAAATGATGGCCCGTGGTAATGCTCACTTTTCATATGGGATAGCTGATGATTTGGATGATCCTAAGTATTCACACTACAAATATTGGTCAAATCCATTGGAGACAAA GTTACCAAATGCTCCTGACATGGAGATCTATTCACTGTATGGAGTTGGCATTGAAACTGAAAGAGCATATGTTTACAAGCGGATACCTACAGCAGGATGCAATATTCCATTCCAGATTGATACTTCAGctgatgataatgatgaaggTAGCTGCTTGAAATCTGGTGTTTACACGGTAGATGGTGATGAGACTGTGCCTGCATTAAGCGCAGGATTCATGTGTGCAAAAGGATGGCGAGGAAAAACTAGATTTAATCCCTCTGGTATCAAAACTTATATAAGGGAGTATTTTCATGCTCCCCCTGCAAACCTTCTTGAGGGTCGTGGTACACAGAGTGGTGCACATGTTGATATAATGGGAAATTTCGCTTTGATAGAGGATGTAATGAGAGTTGCTGCTGGTGGAACAAGTAAAAACTTGGGAGGTGATCAAGTTTACTCAGATATCTTCAAGTGGTCTGAGAAGATCAATTTACGTTTGTGA